The following proteins come from a genomic window of Brevibacillus antibioticus:
- a CDS encoding DUF4097 family beta strand repeat-containing protein yields the protein MKQMKQWIGIGLIAVGIGLAGCTINNNVIKIDEEKRQLELPAESIEALNIVTDSGDLIVKGDEKATAIHVEADIKSKNVKPEEIIITLEKDGNNASLRSEVKTDIGLNYVDMTLTVIVPAQLPIALTDGSGDIEMTNLTGKLTIEDDSGDIQLTNTNGEVEIRDQSGDIKIKDASALKLIEDDSGEIVMENTGGNVAIHDQSGDMYIRKHKGDVTISDQSGDIVIDTIEGNVLIESDGSGDRFVQNVTGSYTAK from the coding sequence ATGAAACAGATGAAACAGTGGATAGGAATAGGGCTAATTGCCGTGGGAATCGGCTTGGCCGGATGCACGATCAACAATAACGTGATCAAGATTGACGAAGAAAAAAGACAGCTTGAATTGCCTGCGGAGTCCATCGAGGCGTTGAATATTGTGACGGATTCGGGCGATTTGATCGTCAAAGGTGATGAAAAAGCAACCGCGATTCATGTAGAGGCTGATATCAAATCGAAAAATGTTAAACCCGAGGAAATCATCATTACACTCGAGAAGGATGGGAATAACGCATCACTACGATCCGAAGTAAAGACAGATATCGGTTTAAACTATGTGGATATGACTTTAACAGTAATCGTTCCTGCCCAGCTACCGATCGCCCTTACCGATGGATCAGGAGATATTGAGATGACGAATCTAACAGGAAAACTCACGATTGAGGATGACTCTGGTGATATTCAATTAACGAATACGAACGGAGAGGTAGAGATTCGTGACCAGTCCGGTGATATCAAGATCAAGGACGCGTCGGCCCTCAAACTGATCGAAGACGATTCAGGTGAGATCGTTATGGAAAATACGGGTGGAAACGTAGCGATTCACGATCAATCCGGTGATATGTATATTAGGAAGCATAAGGGTGATGTTACGATATCGGACCAAAGCGGCGATATTGTCATTGATACAATCGAAGGAAATGTGCTGATTGAGAGTGACGGGAGCGGAGATCGGTTCGTTCAAAACGTAACAGGCTCGTACACAGCCAAATAA
- a CDS encoding ABC transporter permease produces the protein MKKRYLVVALILLSFVSLFIGVKDISPWDLFNLTDDKVQVLWISRIPRLISIIIAGISMSIAGLIMQQLTRNKFVSPTTAGTEDSVRFGILVSLLVFADASSWVKLLVAFVFALLGTFVFMKILERIKFKDSIFIPLVGLMFGNIVGSITTFFAYKNDLMQNMSAWLHGDFSTIMKGSYELLYISIPLVIIAYLYANKFTIAGMGEEFAINLGLNYKHVVNIGLVIVACVTSVVILTVGTIPFLGLIIPNLVTIYLGDNLKKSLSHTALLGAVFVLACDILGRLIIFPYEISIGLMVGVIGSGIFVYLLMRRKAYEQ, from the coding sequence ATGAAAAAGAGATATTTGGTTGTAGCACTTATTTTGCTATCGTTCGTTTCACTTTTTATTGGCGTGAAAGATATATCCCCGTGGGATCTGTTTAATCTCACAGATGACAAAGTGCAAGTGCTGTGGATTAGTAGGATTCCGCGTTTGATCAGCATTATCATCGCAGGGATCAGCATGAGTATCGCCGGATTGATCATGCAACAGCTGACCCGAAACAAGTTCGTTTCTCCGACGACAGCAGGGACAGAGGACTCCGTTCGATTCGGAATATTGGTTTCACTCTTGGTGTTCGCTGATGCGAGCTCTTGGGTGAAGCTACTCGTTGCTTTTGTATTTGCTCTCTTGGGAACCTTTGTCTTTATGAAGATTCTCGAAAGAATCAAATTTAAGGACTCCATTTTCATCCCGTTAGTGGGACTGATGTTTGGAAACATCGTCGGATCTATCACGACGTTTTTCGCCTATAAGAATGACCTGATGCAAAACATGTCTGCTTGGTTGCATGGAGATTTCTCCACCATTATGAAAGGCAGCTACGAGCTTTTGTACATAAGTATTCCGCTGGTGATTATCGCTTACTTGTATGCGAACAAGTTCACCATTGCGGGAATGGGTGAAGAGTTCGCCATCAACCTCGGGTTGAACTACAAGCATGTCGTCAACATTGGATTGGTCATCGTCGCTTGTGTAACTTCGGTAGTCATTCTCACGGTAGGGACAATCCCGTTTTTGGGGCTGATCATTCCCAACCTGGTTACGATCTACTTGGGAGATAACCTGAAAAAAAGCTTATCTCATACCGCTTTGCTTGGCGCGGTGTTTGTACTTGCTTGTGATATCCTGGGACGCCTCATCATCTTCCCATACGAGATTTCCATTGGCTTGATGGTTGGGGTCATAGGTAGCGGGATATTCGTGTACTTACTCATGAGAAGAAAGGCATATGAACAATGA